One segment of Carassius auratus strain Wakin unplaced genomic scaffold, ASM336829v1 scaf_tig00025997, whole genome shotgun sequence DNA contains the following:
- the LOC113078558 gene encoding uncharacterized protein LOC113078558 produces MSGMKEVLKDAVLLVLPSLSPDVTNQLVEKLMDQGVEGLDDLVYVKEDDILEFIRPIQCRKLLSSWKNQEHQNCTVVLPPAEVLPSVPPETNTTLGSPPSSSSRPTSSSLASASVTHSWTENFQVPWSLMPDGIKSAVENGQRPSPSDRRQMIRILADEMRKYDKNPTRSQCLTVSRKIVSQYPKSFADMLGDKQVGGGYESVLSQLKVRIEHLNRTNTLSHHRIQRSDTGTTRKRSSTDSYGCTRWQPDLPPRETYDSLEVKRQKMEEMHLHEGISGAERGDVCKLMEETYWLQRHMINATPSPTIADIKTKWPYLFTQRHIYGHFEQLTDKKVLRCLELSIQECGQIIIEFFKSKPTNDDIRSILSRGENDVDAMVIQLLLAHFKEKLDGVFLQADEFATPSDVQHSLNLPESPRLIFLGQSLSNQRWMLSLEGQVVCEGAQPNFITGLAALFASFYNFNLQYQEEAACTLEFVQRRFVDINPERGSKAKKGKVTSKKTGQVVQKKNATVSPPVSSLLRKLADFEWNFV; encoded by the exons ATGTCTGGAATGAAAGAAGTCCTGAAAGATGCTGTACTGTTGGTGTTGCCAAGCCTATCTCCAGATGTAACCAACCAGCTTGTTGAGAAGCTCATGGACCAAGGTGTTGAAGGCTTGGATGATTTGGTTTATGTAAAAGAAGATGACATTTTGGAGTTTATAAGACCTATCCAATGCAGAAAACTTCTTAGTTCATGGAAAAATCAAG aacATCAGAACTGCACAGTTGTACTGCCACCTGCTGAGGTTCTCCCCTCGGTTCCCCCCGAAACAAACACTACTCTTGGTTCACCTCCATCAAGCTCCTCAAGGCCAACATCAAGCAGTTTAGCATCAGCCAGTGTCACACATTCATGGACTGAAAATTTCCAAGTTCCCTGGAGCTTAATGCCAGACGGTATAAAGAGTGCTGTTGAGAATGGACAGAGACCTTCTCCTTCTGATCGAAGACAAATGATTAGAATCCTTGCTGATGAAATgagaaaatatgacaaaaaccCCACCAGATCACAGTGTCTTACTGTTAGTCGCAAAATAGTGAGCCAGTATCCAAAGTCTTTTGCTGACATGTTGGGTGACAAGCAGGTTGGGGGTGGATATGAATCTGTTCTTTCACAGCTGAAAGTACGCATCGAGCACCTGAATCGAACAAATACACTAAGTCATCATAGGATCCAAAGAAGTGACACCGGAACTACTAGAAAACGAAGTTCCACTGACTCGTATGGTTGTACAAGATGGCAGCCGGATCTTCCACCTAGGGAAACTTATGACAGTCTTGAAGTGAAACGTCAGAAGATGGAGGAGATGCATCTTCATGAAGGAATCTCTGGAGCAGAGAGAGGAGACGTTTGCAAGCTCATGGAGGAAACCTAttggcttcagcgtcacatgatcaaTGCAACCCCATCCCCTACAATTGCAGATATCAAAACTAAATGGCCATATCTTTTCACACAGAGGCATATATATGGACATTTTGAACAGCTTACTGACAAAAAAGTGCTCAGATGTTTGGAATTGTCTATTCAGGAGTGTGGACAAATCATAATTGAATTTTTCAAAAGCAAACCAACCAATGATGACATTCGAAGCATTCTCTCCAGAGGTGAAAATGATGTGGATGCCATGGTCATACAACTACTCCTTGCACACTTCAAAGAGAAGTTAGATGGGGTTTTCCTTCAAGCAGAT GAATTTGCAACTCCATCTGATGTCCAGCATTCTCTTAATTTGCCAGAGAGTCCACGCCTTATATTTCTTG gtcAATCTCTGAGCAACCAGCGCTGGATGTTGAGTTTGGAGGGTCAAGTTGTGTGTGAAGGAGCACAGCCCAACTTCATCACTGGACTGGCAGCGCTGTTTGCCTCCTTCTATAACTTCAATTTACAGTACCAGGAAGAGGCAGCATGCACCCTTGAGTTTGTTCAGAG ACGCTTTGTTGACATCAATCCTGAACGTGgatcaaaagcaaaaaaaggaaaagtgacTTCAAAGAAAACTGGCCAAGTCGTGCAAAAAAAGAACGCAACTGTAAGCCCACCAGTTTCCTCACTTCTGCGAAAACTTGCAGACTTTGAATGGAACTTTGTTTAG